In a genomic window of Roseiflexus castenholzii DSM 13941:
- a CDS encoding anti-sigma factor family protein, translating to MDAHHYLHDDPERCRDILAQLNDYLDGELAESLCRELEQHLAECPDCRTVYDTLSRTIHIYRALRDVPAELPQGVEERLIHRIKVSLNDGHLQHSDRHASTSD from the coding sequence ATGGACGCTCACCATTACCTGCACGACGATCCGGAACGTTGCCGTGACATTTTGGCGCAACTGAACGACTACCTCGATGGTGAACTCGCTGAGTCGCTCTGTCGTGAACTGGAACAGCACCTCGCCGAATGCCCCGATTGCCGGACCGTGTACGATACATTGAGTCGTACCATTCACATCTACCGCGCATTGCGTGATGTTCCAGCCGAATTGCCGCAAGGGGTCGAAGAACGCTTGATCCATCGCATTAAGGTCTCGCTAAACGACGGGCATCTTCAGCATAGCGACCGGCATGCTTCAACCTCCGATTGA
- a CDS encoding SAM-dependent methyltransferase, translated as MTDPTTRFQRLQQRYRDGDLPWDHDTPPPEVMAIAESLPPGRALDLGCGTGRACVYLAARGWHADGVDFIPEAIARAEERVHHAGVADRVRLFIASVTDLHFLREPYDLVIDVGCMHGMTAEELCAYAGEVARLTRSGGLYLLFAHLHDGTSSDTPRWIAKGMVEQLFAPDFEVERIEYGVTHVCDTSWPSAWYWLRRR; from the coding sequence ATGACCGACCCGACGACACGTTTCCAGCGGCTCCAGCAACGCTACCGCGATGGTGATCTGCCGTGGGATCACGATACACCGCCACCAGAGGTGATGGCGATTGCCGAATCGCTTCCACCGGGGCGGGCGCTTGACCTGGGGTGTGGCACAGGACGCGCCTGTGTCTACCTCGCAGCGCGCGGCTGGCATGCGGATGGCGTCGATTTCATTCCCGAAGCGATTGCCCGTGCTGAAGAACGGGTTCACCACGCTGGCGTCGCCGACCGTGTGCGCCTGTTCATCGCATCTGTCACCGACCTGCACTTCTTGCGCGAGCCGTATGATCTCGTGATCGATGTCGGCTGTATGCACGGCATGACCGCCGAAGAACTCTGCGCCTATGCTGGCGAAGTTGCGCGCCTGACGCGATCCGGCGGTCTCTATCTGCTCTTCGCGCATTTGCACGATGGAACATCAAGCGATACGCCGCGCTGGATCGCAAAGGGGATGGTGGAACAATTATTTGCGCCCGACTTTGAAGTCGAGCGCATCGAATATGGCGTTACTCACGTGTGTGATACGAGTTGGCCCTCAGCGTGGTACTGGCTGAGGCGCAGGTGA
- a CDS encoding sigma-70 family RNA polymerase sigma factor yields MPGPTIELTIYENEEALLAGLRRRDPDSCACLIKRFAPLVYAQAIRLLGDADEAEGILQQTFIKACDKLDTYEGRSGLGSWLYRIATNEALMHLRQRSPHVNLADVAETIQEDEMPHRLTSWTFDPAAAALNSELRMVLEQALATLPEALRVVFVLRDIQGLSTEETAAALGLGESAVKVRLHRARLRLRELLSAYMQEH; encoded by the coding sequence ATGCCCGGACCAACCATCGAACTCACGATCTACGAGAATGAAGAGGCGTTGCTCGCCGGGCTGCGTCGCCGTGACCCCGATTCGTGCGCCTGTTTGATCAAACGATTTGCGCCGTTGGTCTATGCTCAAGCGATACGACTACTCGGCGATGCGGATGAGGCGGAGGGCATTCTGCAACAAACATTCATTAAGGCGTGCGATAAACTCGACACCTACGAAGGGCGCAGTGGGCTGGGCAGCTGGCTCTATCGCATTGCAACGAATGAAGCGCTCATGCACCTGCGTCAGCGGTCGCCGCACGTCAATCTTGCCGACGTCGCCGAGACGATCCAGGAAGATGAAATGCCGCACCGTCTGACATCATGGACGTTCGATCCGGCAGCTGCGGCGCTGAACAGCGAACTGCGCATGGTGCTGGAACAGGCGCTGGCAACGCTTCCTGAAGCGCTGCGTGTTGTCTTTGTGTTGCGCGATATTCAGGGATTGAGCACTGAGGAGACCGCAGCAGCGCTTGGTCTGGGTGAAAGCGCCGTCAAGGTGCGGTTGCACCGCGCGCGGCTGCGGCTGCGGGAATTGCTCTCTGCATACATGCAGGAACATTGA
- a CDS encoding RNA polymerase sigma factor, with amino-acid sequence MDDEATLINRLRQRDPQAFATFFETYADRVYRLAYGIVGSETDAEEVVQATFISALEAIERFEHHARLGTWLYRIAYNHALMILRRRRPEETLPDDDGALPLPSALKDWSVLPEERLLSREAQEMLRKAIMELPTTLRAAFICRDIEGLSTADCAQIIGISEGALKVRLHRARLTLRERVSEYFGEWVAPGNG; translated from the coding sequence ATGGACGATGAGGCAACCCTGATCAACAGGCTGCGCCAGCGTGACCCGCAGGCGTTTGCCACATTCTTTGAGACCTATGCCGACCGCGTCTACCGCCTGGCATACGGTATTGTCGGCAGTGAAACCGATGCCGAGGAGGTGGTGCAGGCGACATTCATTTCGGCGCTCGAAGCCATTGAGCGCTTTGAACATCATGCGCGTCTTGGCACCTGGCTCTATCGCATTGCCTATAATCACGCGCTCATGATCCTGCGCCGACGGCGACCTGAAGAGACGCTGCCAGATGATGACGGCGCGCTGCCGCTTCCATCGGCTCTGAAAGACTGGAGCGTGTTGCCGGAGGAGCGCCTGCTCAGCCGCGAGGCGCAGGAAATGCTGCGGAAAGCGATCATGGAACTGCCAACGACTCTGCGCGCAGCATTCATCTGTCGTGACATTGAAGGTCTTTCAACGGCTGACTGCGCACAGATCATCGGCATTAGCGAGGGGGCGTTGAAGGTGCGCCTCCATCGCGCGCGCCTGACGCTGCGTGAGCGGGTCAGTGAGTACTTCGGCGAGTGGGTGGCGCCGGGAAACGGCTGA
- a CDS encoding anti-sigma factor family protein yields the protein MTCEELIAHLSSYIDHEMDAALVAEVQEHIAHCRNCRVVLDTTRRLIVLVHDEGQRVIPADQRSALFERLHQAFLKRPQASNESAV from the coding sequence ATGACGTGTGAAGAATTGATAGCCCATCTGTCGAGCTACATCGACCACGAAATGGATGCTGCGCTGGTCGCCGAAGTGCAGGAACATATTGCGCACTGCCGTAACTGCCGCGTGGTGCTCGACACGACGCGGCGCCTGATTGTGCTCGTCCACGATGAGGGGCAGCGCGTTATCCCCGCCGACCAACGCAGCGCTCTTTTTGAACGCCTGCATCAGGCGTTCCTCAAGCGACCGCAGGCATCGAATGAGAGCGCCGTGTAA